From a region of the Mauremys mutica isolate MM-2020 ecotype Southern chromosome 12, ASM2049712v1, whole genome shotgun sequence genome:
- the GGA3 gene encoding ADP-ribosylation factor-binding protein GGA3 isoform X1 yields MAEAEGESLESWLNKATNPSNRQEDWEYIIGFCDQINKELEGPQIAVRLLAHKIQSPQEWEAVQALTVLEACMKNCGRRFHNEVGKFRFLNELIKVVSPKYLGDRVSEKVKTKVIELLYSWTVALPEESKIKDAYYMLKRQGIVMCDPVIPVDRTLIPSPPPRPKNPVFDDEEKSKLLAKLLKSKNPDDLQEANKLIKSMVKEDEARIQKVTKRMHTLEEVNNNVKLLNEMLVHYSKEDSSEADKELMKELYERCETKRRTLFKLASETEDNDSSLGDILQASDNLSRVINSYKKIIEGQVINGEVDIPTLSATEGSDSTSNLSVLIDLVGMDISSTPPPPMPPATLTPAPALVPTQASSEIPILPPPPQKFGHSRSRSSSQVEAPLNHQSSTANSLFLLDEELLCLGLNDPAPSAVKESTENNQWNMFQNDQMDLDFFSPKLVTVACNTAVNPLLHHTSQSVCGTSAPLPSTFTAPQTISNIPAPNTAPFLFSGGPAAPLGPPKAMPATPQYLSSAMGGNALHNMDALGHLLEEAKGTSAQVKSAPSIFHPGVTLPATVTSAPLISTTGLPVAAPVASTVPFPSSCTAGSGNPLYQPASFQQQGSPLKGPDASLANVHVPLESIKPSRALPVTAYDKNGFRILLHFAKECPPGRSDVLVVVVSMLNTAPLPVKNIVLQAAVPKSMKVKLQPPSGTELSPFNPIQAPAAITQVMLLANPLKEKVRLRYRLTFTLGDHPSTEVGEVDQFPPVDQWGNL; encoded by the exons ATGGCGGAGGCGGAAGGGGAGAGTCTGGAGTCCTGGCTCA atAAAGCCACCAACCCGTCTAACAGGCAAGAAGACTGGGAGTACATCATTGGGTTCTGTGACCAGATCAACAAAGAACTTGAAGG TCCACAGATAGCTGTGAGACTACTGGCTCATAAAATCCAGTCACCGCAGGAATGGGAGGCAGTCCAGGCCTTGACA GTGCTGGAAGCTTGTATGAAGAACTGTGGGAGAAGATTTCATAATGAAGTAGGGAAGTTTCGGTTTTTAAACGAGTTAATAAAAGTTGTGTCTCCAAAG tacCTGGGAGACAGAGTCTCAGAGAAAGTGAAAACCAAAGTTATTGAATTGCTGTACAGCTGGACAGTGGCACTGCCAGAGGAATCCAAAATCAAAGATGCCTACTACATGctgaagagacaag GTATTGTTATGTGTGACCCTGTAATTCCAGTGGATAGAACCCTGATCCCCTCTCCACCACCTCGCCCCAAAAACCCTGTGTTTGATGATGAGGAGAAATCCAAG CTTTTAGCCAAACTGTTAAAAAGCAAAAACCCAGATGACTTACAAGAGGCGAACAAGCTTATTAAATCAATGGTAAAAGAG GATGAGGCTAGGATCCAGAAGGTGACAAAACGCATGCACACTCTAGAGGAAGTGAATAACAACGTGAAGCTGCTGAATGAGATGCTGGTTCACTACAGCAAAGAGGACTCGTCAGAGGCTGATAAGGAGCTCATGAAG GAGCTCTACGAAAGGTGTGAAACCAAAAGACGGACGTTATTCAAACTGGCCAGTGAAACAGAGGATAACGACAGCAGTTTGG GGGATATTCTTCAGGCCAGTGACAATTTATCCCGGgtaataaattcctataaaaaaaTAATCGAGGGTCAAGTCATCAATGGTGAAGTGGATATCCCGACACTGTCTGCAACAGAAG GGAGCGATTCCACCAGTAATCTCAGTGTGCTCATTGACCTCGTTGGCATGGACATCTCCAGCACCCCGCCACCGCCAATGCCACCTGCAACACTAACGCCAGCACCAGCGCTAGTGCCGACACAAGCTTCATCAGAAATCCCCatcctcccacctcctccccaaaagTTTGGTCATTCACGGAGCCGGTCCTCCAGCCAAGTAGAAGCTCCTCTGAATCATCAGAGCAGCACGGCCAATTCCCTCTTCTTGCTGGATGAGGAGCTGCTGTGTTTAG GCCTGAAtgacccagcccccagtgcagtGAAAGAGTCGACTGAAAACAACCAGTGGAATATGTTCCAG AATGACCAGATGGACCTGGACTTCTTTAGTCCGAAGCTGGTGACTGTCGCCTGCAATACTGCAGTGAACCCTCTTCTTCATCACACATCGCAGTCTGTGTGTGGAACATCAGCGCCTCTGCCCTCCACTTTCACAGCCCCTCAGACTATTTCTAATATCCCTGCACCTAATACAGCCCCGTTCTTGTTCTctggtggaccagcagcccctctggGCCCACCGAAGGCTATGCCAGCTACCCCCCAGTACCTCAGTTCAGCCATGGGAGGCAATGCTTTGCATAATATGGATGCACTGGGACATCTTCTTGAAGAGGCCAAAGG GACTTCAGCCCAAGTGAAGTCAGCGCCCTCGATATTCCACCCTGGGGTTACCTTGCCAGCCACTGTCACCTCTGCCCCTTTAATATCCACCACAGGATTGCCAGTTGCTGCTCCAGTGGCCTCTACTGTTCCTTTTCCAAGCAGCTGTACGGCTGGTTCAGGAAACCCTCTCTATCAGCCAGCTTCATTCCAACAGCAGGGCAGCCCTCTGAAAGGGCCTGATGCTTCTTTGGCCAATGTCCATGTTCCACTGGAATCCATTAAACCCA GCCGTGCTCTTCCTGTGACAGCCTACGACAAGAATGGGTTCAGGATCCTCTTACACTTTGCCAAGGAGTGCCCACCGGGGAGGTCAGACGTGCTGGTTGTGGTAGTGTCCATGTTAAACACAGCACCTCTTCCTGTGAAGAACATTGTACTGCAGGCTGCAGTACCAAAG TCCATGAAAGTGAAGTTGCAGCCACCCTCGGGTACAGAACTTTCTCCATTCAACCCCATCCAGGCACCCGCTGCCATCACCCAAGTCATGCTGCTGGCAAATCCTCTGAAG GAGAAGGTGAGGCTGAGGTACAGACTGACTTTCACTTTGGGAGACCATCCCAGCACAGAGGTTGGGGAAGTGGATCAGTTTCCCCCAGTAGATCAGTGGGGTAATCTATGA
- the GGA3 gene encoding ADP-ribosylation factor-binding protein GGA3 isoform X2, which yields MKTEKEGYLTHVLEACMKNCGRRFHNEVGKFRFLNELIKVVSPKYLGDRVSEKVKTKVIELLYSWTVALPEESKIKDAYYMLKRQGIVMCDPVIPVDRTLIPSPPPRPKNPVFDDEEKSKLLAKLLKSKNPDDLQEANKLIKSMVKEDEARIQKVTKRMHTLEEVNNNVKLLNEMLVHYSKEDSSEADKELMKELYERCETKRRTLFKLASETEDNDSSLGDILQASDNLSRVINSYKKIIEGQVINGEVDIPTLSATEGSDSTSNLSVLIDLVGMDISSTPPPPMPPATLTPAPALVPTQASSEIPILPPPPQKFGHSRSRSSSQVEAPLNHQSSTANSLFLLDEELLCLGLNDPAPSAVKESTENNQWNMFQNDQMDLDFFSPKLVTVACNTAVNPLLHHTSQSVCGTSAPLPSTFTAPQTISNIPAPNTAPFLFSGGPAAPLGPPKAMPATPQYLSSAMGGNALHNMDALGHLLEEAKGTSAQVKSAPSIFHPGVTLPATVTSAPLISTTGLPVAAPVASTVPFPSSCTAGSGNPLYQPASFQQQGSPLKGPDASLANVHVPLESIKPSRALPVTAYDKNGFRILLHFAKECPPGRSDVLVVVVSMLNTAPLPVKNIVLQAAVPKSMKVKLQPPSGTELSPFNPIQAPAAITQVMLLANPLKEKVRLRYRLTFTLGDHPSTEVGEVDQFPPVDQWGNL from the exons ATGAAGACTGAGAAAGAAGGATACTTGACTCAT GTGCTGGAAGCTTGTATGAAGAACTGTGGGAGAAGATTTCATAATGAAGTAGGGAAGTTTCGGTTTTTAAACGAGTTAATAAAAGTTGTGTCTCCAAAG tacCTGGGAGACAGAGTCTCAGAGAAAGTGAAAACCAAAGTTATTGAATTGCTGTACAGCTGGACAGTGGCACTGCCAGAGGAATCCAAAATCAAAGATGCCTACTACATGctgaagagacaag GTATTGTTATGTGTGACCCTGTAATTCCAGTGGATAGAACCCTGATCCCCTCTCCACCACCTCGCCCCAAAAACCCTGTGTTTGATGATGAGGAGAAATCCAAG CTTTTAGCCAAACTGTTAAAAAGCAAAAACCCAGATGACTTACAAGAGGCGAACAAGCTTATTAAATCAATGGTAAAAGAG GATGAGGCTAGGATCCAGAAGGTGACAAAACGCATGCACACTCTAGAGGAAGTGAATAACAACGTGAAGCTGCTGAATGAGATGCTGGTTCACTACAGCAAAGAGGACTCGTCAGAGGCTGATAAGGAGCTCATGAAG GAGCTCTACGAAAGGTGTGAAACCAAAAGACGGACGTTATTCAAACTGGCCAGTGAAACAGAGGATAACGACAGCAGTTTGG GGGATATTCTTCAGGCCAGTGACAATTTATCCCGGgtaataaattcctataaaaaaaTAATCGAGGGTCAAGTCATCAATGGTGAAGTGGATATCCCGACACTGTCTGCAACAGAAG GGAGCGATTCCACCAGTAATCTCAGTGTGCTCATTGACCTCGTTGGCATGGACATCTCCAGCACCCCGCCACCGCCAATGCCACCTGCAACACTAACGCCAGCACCAGCGCTAGTGCCGACACAAGCTTCATCAGAAATCCCCatcctcccacctcctccccaaaagTTTGGTCATTCACGGAGCCGGTCCTCCAGCCAAGTAGAAGCTCCTCTGAATCATCAGAGCAGCACGGCCAATTCCCTCTTCTTGCTGGATGAGGAGCTGCTGTGTTTAG GCCTGAAtgacccagcccccagtgcagtGAAAGAGTCGACTGAAAACAACCAGTGGAATATGTTCCAG AATGACCAGATGGACCTGGACTTCTTTAGTCCGAAGCTGGTGACTGTCGCCTGCAATACTGCAGTGAACCCTCTTCTTCATCACACATCGCAGTCTGTGTGTGGAACATCAGCGCCTCTGCCCTCCACTTTCACAGCCCCTCAGACTATTTCTAATATCCCTGCACCTAATACAGCCCCGTTCTTGTTCTctggtggaccagcagcccctctggGCCCACCGAAGGCTATGCCAGCTACCCCCCAGTACCTCAGTTCAGCCATGGGAGGCAATGCTTTGCATAATATGGATGCACTGGGACATCTTCTTGAAGAGGCCAAAGG GACTTCAGCCCAAGTGAAGTCAGCGCCCTCGATATTCCACCCTGGGGTTACCTTGCCAGCCACTGTCACCTCTGCCCCTTTAATATCCACCACAGGATTGCCAGTTGCTGCTCCAGTGGCCTCTACTGTTCCTTTTCCAAGCAGCTGTACGGCTGGTTCAGGAAACCCTCTCTATCAGCCAGCTTCATTCCAACAGCAGGGCAGCCCTCTGAAAGGGCCTGATGCTTCTTTGGCCAATGTCCATGTTCCACTGGAATCCATTAAACCCA GCCGTGCTCTTCCTGTGACAGCCTACGACAAGAATGGGTTCAGGATCCTCTTACACTTTGCCAAGGAGTGCCCACCGGGGAGGTCAGACGTGCTGGTTGTGGTAGTGTCCATGTTAAACACAGCACCTCTTCCTGTGAAGAACATTGTACTGCAGGCTGCAGTACCAAAG TCCATGAAAGTGAAGTTGCAGCCACCCTCGGGTACAGAACTTTCTCCATTCAACCCCATCCAGGCACCCGCTGCCATCACCCAAGTCATGCTGCTGGCAAATCCTCTGAAG GAGAAGGTGAGGCTGAGGTACAGACTGACTTTCACTTTGGGAGACCATCCCAGCACAGAGGTTGGGGAAGTGGATCAGTTTCCCCCAGTAGATCAGTGGGGTAATCTATGA
- the GGA3 gene encoding ADP-ribosylation factor-binding protein GGA3 isoform X3, producing the protein MKNCGRRFHNEVGKFRFLNELIKVVSPKYLGDRVSEKVKTKVIELLYSWTVALPEESKIKDAYYMLKRQGIVMCDPVIPVDRTLIPSPPPRPKNPVFDDEEKSKLLAKLLKSKNPDDLQEANKLIKSMVKEDEARIQKVTKRMHTLEEVNNNVKLLNEMLVHYSKEDSSEADKELMKELYERCETKRRTLFKLASETEDNDSSLGDILQASDNLSRVINSYKKIIEGQVINGEVDIPTLSATEGSDSTSNLSVLIDLVGMDISSTPPPPMPPATLTPAPALVPTQASSEIPILPPPPQKFGHSRSRSSSQVEAPLNHQSSTANSLFLLDEELLCLGLNDPAPSAVKESTENNQWNMFQNDQMDLDFFSPKLVTVACNTAVNPLLHHTSQSVCGTSAPLPSTFTAPQTISNIPAPNTAPFLFSGGPAAPLGPPKAMPATPQYLSSAMGGNALHNMDALGHLLEEAKGTSAQVKSAPSIFHPGVTLPATVTSAPLISTTGLPVAAPVASTVPFPSSCTAGSGNPLYQPASFQQQGSPLKGPDASLANVHVPLESIKPSRALPVTAYDKNGFRILLHFAKECPPGRSDVLVVVVSMLNTAPLPVKNIVLQAAVPKSMKVKLQPPSGTELSPFNPIQAPAAITQVMLLANPLKEKVRLRYRLTFTLGDHPSTEVGEVDQFPPVDQWGNL; encoded by the exons ATGAAGAACTGTGGGAGAAGATTTCATAATGAAGTAGGGAAGTTTCGGTTTTTAAACGAGTTAATAAAAGTTGTGTCTCCAAAG tacCTGGGAGACAGAGTCTCAGAGAAAGTGAAAACCAAAGTTATTGAATTGCTGTACAGCTGGACAGTGGCACTGCCAGAGGAATCCAAAATCAAAGATGCCTACTACATGctgaagagacaag GTATTGTTATGTGTGACCCTGTAATTCCAGTGGATAGAACCCTGATCCCCTCTCCACCACCTCGCCCCAAAAACCCTGTGTTTGATGATGAGGAGAAATCCAAG CTTTTAGCCAAACTGTTAAAAAGCAAAAACCCAGATGACTTACAAGAGGCGAACAAGCTTATTAAATCAATGGTAAAAGAG GATGAGGCTAGGATCCAGAAGGTGACAAAACGCATGCACACTCTAGAGGAAGTGAATAACAACGTGAAGCTGCTGAATGAGATGCTGGTTCACTACAGCAAAGAGGACTCGTCAGAGGCTGATAAGGAGCTCATGAAG GAGCTCTACGAAAGGTGTGAAACCAAAAGACGGACGTTATTCAAACTGGCCAGTGAAACAGAGGATAACGACAGCAGTTTGG GGGATATTCTTCAGGCCAGTGACAATTTATCCCGGgtaataaattcctataaaaaaaTAATCGAGGGTCAAGTCATCAATGGTGAAGTGGATATCCCGACACTGTCTGCAACAGAAG GGAGCGATTCCACCAGTAATCTCAGTGTGCTCATTGACCTCGTTGGCATGGACATCTCCAGCACCCCGCCACCGCCAATGCCACCTGCAACACTAACGCCAGCACCAGCGCTAGTGCCGACACAAGCTTCATCAGAAATCCCCatcctcccacctcctccccaaaagTTTGGTCATTCACGGAGCCGGTCCTCCAGCCAAGTAGAAGCTCCTCTGAATCATCAGAGCAGCACGGCCAATTCCCTCTTCTTGCTGGATGAGGAGCTGCTGTGTTTAG GCCTGAAtgacccagcccccagtgcagtGAAAGAGTCGACTGAAAACAACCAGTGGAATATGTTCCAG AATGACCAGATGGACCTGGACTTCTTTAGTCCGAAGCTGGTGACTGTCGCCTGCAATACTGCAGTGAACCCTCTTCTTCATCACACATCGCAGTCTGTGTGTGGAACATCAGCGCCTCTGCCCTCCACTTTCACAGCCCCTCAGACTATTTCTAATATCCCTGCACCTAATACAGCCCCGTTCTTGTTCTctggtggaccagcagcccctctggGCCCACCGAAGGCTATGCCAGCTACCCCCCAGTACCTCAGTTCAGCCATGGGAGGCAATGCTTTGCATAATATGGATGCACTGGGACATCTTCTTGAAGAGGCCAAAGG GACTTCAGCCCAAGTGAAGTCAGCGCCCTCGATATTCCACCCTGGGGTTACCTTGCCAGCCACTGTCACCTCTGCCCCTTTAATATCCACCACAGGATTGCCAGTTGCTGCTCCAGTGGCCTCTACTGTTCCTTTTCCAAGCAGCTGTACGGCTGGTTCAGGAAACCCTCTCTATCAGCCAGCTTCATTCCAACAGCAGGGCAGCCCTCTGAAAGGGCCTGATGCTTCTTTGGCCAATGTCCATGTTCCACTGGAATCCATTAAACCCA GCCGTGCTCTTCCTGTGACAGCCTACGACAAGAATGGGTTCAGGATCCTCTTACACTTTGCCAAGGAGTGCCCACCGGGGAGGTCAGACGTGCTGGTTGTGGTAGTGTCCATGTTAAACACAGCACCTCTTCCTGTGAAGAACATTGTACTGCAGGCTGCAGTACCAAAG TCCATGAAAGTGAAGTTGCAGCCACCCTCGGGTACAGAACTTTCTCCATTCAACCCCATCCAGGCACCCGCTGCCATCACCCAAGTCATGCTGCTGGCAAATCCTCTGAAG GAGAAGGTGAGGCTGAGGTACAGACTGACTTTCACTTTGGGAGACCATCCCAGCACAGAGGTTGGGGAAGTGGATCAGTTTCCCCCAGTAGATCAGTGGGGTAATCTATGA
- the NUP85 gene encoding nuclear pore complex protein Nup85 isoform X2 yields the protein MKPVPVAPQVSILSAMELIWNLCEILFVEVAPAGHLLLHLLDWVRLHVCDVDSMVREVLSSENPSKHKDFWNAVDIFVLQGRMDDARHLLSKEASANPTSMGMCKILDDLMKKMPILSIGNTQTLTEMELKWQHWHEECQRYLQDGTFASNLHMESICKILLGDENAILEKKELMTSWYHFLVTRLVYSHPTVKPVELRFYAQSSLDLFLGGESSPEPLDSILMAAFEFEIHQVIKECSIALSNWWFVAHLTDLLDHCKLLQSHNLYFGSNMREFLLLEYASGLFSHHSLWQLGVDYFDHCPEYGKVYLELHIERIPLNTEQKALKVLRICEQRQMHDQVRSICKIMAMKAVRNNRLGSALSWSIRAKDAAFATLISDRFLKDYCEKGSFSDLDLIDNLGPSMLLSDRLTFLGKYREFHRLYGEKRFSEAAKLLLMLMTAHIAPCSFWMTLLTDALPLLEQKEVIFSAEQTYELMRCLEDLTAGKTDNQKLQVDDIETTKVEILRLALARNLARAIVKEGTLEGS from the exons ATGAAACCTGTACCTGTTGCTCCTCAGGTCTCTATTCTATCCGCGATGGAGCTGATCTGGAACTTGTGTGAGATCCTTTTTGTTGAAGTAGCACCAG CTGGTCATCTCCTGCTTCACCTCCTCGACTGGGTTCGTCTTCATGTGTGTGATGTAGACAGCATGGTCCGTGAAGTTCTGAGCAGTGAAAATCCATCAAAGCATAAAGACTTCTGGAATGCT GTGGACATCTTCGTGCTGCAGGGCCGGATGGATGATGCACGGCATTTACTCTCTAAGGAAGCCAGTGCCAACCCCACATCGATGGGCATGTGCAAAATTCTGGATGACTTGATGAAGAAGATGCCCATTCTTAGT ATTGGCAACACCCAGACGCTGACTGAGATGGAACTGAAATGGCAGCATTGGCATGAAGAATGTCAGCGGTACCTCCAGGATGGGACCTTTGCTTCCAATCTCCACATGGAGTCCATCTGCAAG ATCCTGCTGGGAGATGAGAACGCCATACTGGAGAAGAAGGAGCTCATGACTTCTTGGTACCACTTTCTGGTCACCCGACTTGTCTACTCCCATCCAACTGTGAAGCCAGTGGAACTTCGCTTCTATGCACAG TCTAGCCTGGACCTGTTCCTGGGAGGAGAGAGCAGCCCTGAACCTCTAGACAGCATCTTAATGGCAGCCTTTGAGTTCGAGATCCATCAAGTGATTAAAGAATGCAG CATCGCCCTGAGCAACTGGTGGTTTGTGGCTCATCTGACTGACCTGCTGGATCATTGTAAACTCCTGCAGTCTCACAATCTCTA TTTTGGTTCCAATATGCGTGAATTCCTCCTGTTGGAGTATGCCTCCGGGCTCTTTTCCCATCACAG TCTGTGGCAGCTGGGGGTAGATTATTTTGATCATTGTCCAGAGTATGGCAAGGTTTACCTGGAGCTTCATATTGAGCGAATCCCCCTCAACACAGAGCAAAAAGCCCTCAAGGTGCTGAGGATCTGTGAGCAGAGACAGATGCACGACCAAG TTCGCAGCATCTGTAAAATCATGGCCATGAAAGCTGTGCGGAACAATCGTTTAGGCTCAGCACTGTCCTGGAGCATCCGAGCCAAGGACGCAGCATTTGCTACACTCATATCAGACAG ATTCCTGAAGGATTATTGTGAGAAAGGCAGCTTCTCAGACCTGGACCTTATCGATAACTTGGGACCCTCCATGCTGCTCAGTGATCGGCTGACGTTTCTTG ggaagtaCCGAGAATTCCATCGGCTGTATGGCGAGAAGCGGTTCTCTGAAGCTGCCAAGCTGCTCCTGATGCTGATGACGGCTCATATTGCTCCATGTTCCTTCTGGATGACCCTGTTGACTGACGCTCTTCCCCTCCTGGAGCAGAAAGAG GTAATATTTTCAGCAGAGCAGACATATGAATTGATGCGCTGCTTGGAGGACCTGACAGCTGGAAAGACAGATAACCAAAAACTCCAG GTTGATGACATTGAGACTACCAAGGTGGAAATCCTGAGACTTGCTCTTGCACGAAACCTTGCCCGAGCTATTGTCAAGGAGGGCACGTTGGAAGGATCATGA